One window from the genome of Populus alba chromosome 15, ASM523922v2, whole genome shotgun sequence encodes:
- the LOC118056340 gene encoding mitochondrial intermediate peptidase, mitochondrial, which produces MSALIRRYTAELCHKRMLKPNYPTLVLTCHVSTRVAPQLNGAAATTGLYGFDHLKTPKGFQRFVDDAIERSGELVNYISSMPSSAEVVRAMDEISNTVCCVVDSAELCRNTHPDREFVEAAGKASMRINEYLHYLNTNHSLYAAVKRAEKDGHLLTKEAHRAANQLRIDFEKGGIHLPPEKLARVNQLNLSILQLSREFGENITIDPGYVDIFPASRIPKHIHHLLKPIHRFTSGTSSGSLGSWNNMKEKGLRITTDHRTLVSVMHWVSDEEVRKMAYIQGNSVPHANLEVLDKLAAARHELAQMMGYRSYAEFVVKPNLASSPEVVISFLHEMSKMVRPRADEEFEAIRNFKREKCGQRCIDLEPWDETYYTAMMKSSGHNLDSSIVASYFPLPQCIEGLKVLVNSLFGAMLCNVPMAPGESWHPDVLKMSLHHPEEGDLGYLYLDLYSRKGKYPGCANFAVKGGCRISETEYQLPVVALLCNFSGSPGSSTVRLNHGDVETLFHEFGHALHSLFSRTDYQHFSGTRVALDFAEMPSNLFEYYAWDYRVLRTFAKHYSTGEIIPEKLVKSMQGARDMFAATELQRQVFYALADQTLFGEQPASPNDMNSILAEFKTQHTSWKHVEGTNWQIRFSHLVNYGAGYYSYLYAKCFAATIWKKLCQEDPLSLTAGTALRTKVLQHGGSKEPAELLNDLVGEGILKHCDGGIVPDITCFLEESRLVVGRR; this is translated from the exons GTCAGGAGAGCTGGTTAATTATATTTCCAGCATGCCTTCCTCAGCTGAAGTTGTACGAGCTATGGATGAGATTTCTAACACG gtaTGTTGTGTTGTGGATTCTGCCGAACTTTGTAGAAATACTCATCCagacag GGAATTTGTTGAGGCAGCTGGTAAGGCATCAATGAGGATTAATGAATATCTACAT TACCTCAATACGAATCATAGTTTATATGCTGCGGTGAAAAGAGCAGAGAAAGATGGACATTTGCTCACAAAAGAGGCTCATAGGGCTGCCAATCAATTACGTATTGATTTTGAAAAGGGCGGGATTCATCTCCCTCCTG AGAAGTTAGCTAGAGTGAATCAGCTCAATTTAAGCATCCTTCAGCTAAGTAGAGA GTTTGGTGAAAATATTACTATTGATCCAGGCTATGTGGATATATTTCCAGCATCTCGCATCCCAAAACACATACACCATCTCCTAAAACCCATTCACCGTTTTACTTCTGGAACTTCCTCGGGATCATTAGGGTCATGGaataacatgaaagaaaaaggaCTGCGAATAACAACAGATCATCGTACGCTAGTTTCTGTGATGCATTGGGTCTCAGATGAAGAG gttaGGAAGATGGCATATATCCAAGGAAACTCTGTCCCACATGCAAACCTTGAAGTACTTGATAAACTTGCTGCAGCTCGTCATGAACTGGCCCAG ATGATGGGATACAGATCTTATGCTGAATTTGTTGTGAAACCAAACTTGGCTTCATCACCTGAGGTTGTGATTTCATTTCTACATGAAATGAGCAAGATGGTTAGGCCAAGGGCTGATGAG GAGTTTGAGGCAATTAGGAAttttaagagagagaaatgTGGTCAAAGATGTATTGATTTGGAGCCCTGGGATGAGACGTACTATACAGCAATGATGAAATCCTCTGGTCATAATTTGGATTCTTCT ATTGTAGCCTCATATTTTCCTCTGCCACAATGTATTGAAGGTTTGAAAGTGCTGGTCAACTCATTATTTGGTGCAATGCTTTGCAACGTCCCCATGGCACCAGGTGAATCGTGGCACCCTGATGTGCTTAAAATGTCTCTTCATCATCCTGAAGAG gGTGACTTGGGATATCTATACCTTGATTTGTACTCCAGGAAAGGAAAATATCCAGGTTGTGCTAACTTTGCAGTTAAAGGAGGCTGCCGCATTTCTGAGACAGAATACCAACTTCCT GTTGTGGCCCTTCTTTGCAATTTTTCTGGTTCACCCGGCTCATCAACCGTGAGACTTAATCATGGGGATGTAGAAACTCTATTCCATGAGTTTGGACATGCCCTCCATTCATTGTTCTCGAGAACG GATTACCAACATTTCTCAGGCACCAGGGTGGCTCTTGACTTTGCTGAAATGCCTTCAAACCTATTTGA GTACTATGCCTGGGACTACAGAGTATTAAGGACATTTGCAAAGCACTACTCAACTGGTGAAATAATACCTGAGAAGTTGGTGAAGTCCATGCAAGGTGCCAGAGATATGTTTGCTGCAACCGAACTGCAACGCCAG GTTTTTTACGCATTGGCTGACCAAACACTTTTTGGAGAACAACCAGCTTCACCCAATGATATGAACTCTATTCTTGCTGAATTCAAAACGCAGCACACCAGCTGGAAACATGTGGAGGGTACAAATTGGCAGATCAGATTCAGCCATCTTGTAAATTATGGTGCAG GTTATTATAGCTACTTGTATGCAAAATGCTTTGCTGCAACCATATGGAAAAAGTTATGCCAAGAGGATCCACTTTCATTAACTGCAGGAACTGCTCTTCGAACAAAAGTGTTGCAGCATGGTGGATCCAAAGAACCAGCCGAATTATTAAACGATCTGGTAGGGGAAGGGATTTTAAAGCATTGTGATGGAGGGATCGTTCCTGACATTACATGTTTCTTGGAAGAATCAAGGTTGGTAGTTGGTAGGAGATGA
- the LOC118056341 gene encoding fasciclin-like arabinogalactan protein 12 has protein sequence MVPQFLFSASFVLFFLLHCPPSLAQSPAAAPAPPGPINVTKVLEKGGQFSVFIRLLKATQEDVTLNGQLNNTNNAITIFAPSDNAFSSLKSGTLNSLSDQEKAELVQFHIIPQFLSSSQFQTVSNPLTTQAGSGGRLELNVTTTGNSVNITTGLTNTSVSGTIYTDNQLAVYQVDKVLLPLDIFTPKPPTPAPAPEKPKKRSKAAASPESPADTSGAVSFTVLNNVVFFGLCMVAAIYSL, from the coding sequence ATGGTGCCACAATTTCTGTTCTCAGCTTCTTTTGTTCTATTCTTCCTTCTTCATTGCCCTCCATCCCTAGCTCAGTCACCAGCTGCAGCTCCAGCACCACCTGGTCCAATCAATGTCACCAAAGTCCTAGAAAAAGGTGGTCAGTTCAGTGTTTTTATCAGGCTTTTGAAAGCCACTCAAGAGGATGTCACATTGAATGGCCAGCTCAACAACACAAACAATGCTATAACCATCTTTGCGCCTAGCGATAACGCATTTTCAAGTCTCAAATCAGGCACCCTCAACTCCCTAAGCGATCAAGAAAAGGCTGAGCTAGTACAGTTTCACATTATACCACAATTTCTATCAAGTTCCCAGTTCCAGACTGTGAGCAACCCTCTGACCACACAGGCAGGATCAGGTGGCAGGTTAGAGCTTAATGTAACCACCACAGGAAACTCTGTGAATATAACCACTGGGCTCACAAATACAAGCGTATCCGGCACTATCTACACTGATAACCAGTTAGCTGTTTATCAGGTTGACAAGGTGCTTCTTCCTCTTGATATCTTTACACCTAAACCTCCTACTCCAGCACCAGCACCTGAAAAGCCAAAGAAGAGATCCAAAGCTGCAGCGAGTCCAGAATCTCCTGCGGATACTTCTGGGGCAGTAAGCTTTACTGTTCTGAACAATGTTGTGTTCTTTGGACTTTGCATGGTTGCAGCAATATATTCTTTGTGA
- the LOC118056342 gene encoding uncharacterized protein: protein MSILSLPHSFFSLSLSSPSHAITSHRNRCFSCSLSVSKTSNATSPAILWFKQDLRLDDHPGLLQASKFPALLPLYVFDHRILSRYNDEKLELVLFALEDLRKSLKKQGSNLIIRFGNAENVIKELVLEVKAANVFAEVEVEYHLQEIIHVVEEALVRMPSFDRSPEIVLWQTPFYDIKNLKDFPASYDEFEKLQLAVTSPLLPSRLPSAEMELDWGLLPTLDNLKKFVNESPSKLNESWALLKEMSSETILQEQLSKSGKVSLNNSNFKHTKRKRLDKSVFVTQKQNVVGGGTNSVLNALAAYLRYLEGTARDYWQEVHEKLRTAEIRDGASFFALFGPALCLGIISRRRVYYESIKYKKERNAGFLSPFGYSTATVSASADTVCSMEWYWLLLLKSQLSDGGAYPIRIWRWNGYLIQYTVVGNRGPAVLLVHGFGAFLEHFRDNISSISNDGNRVWAVTVLGFGKSEKPNVVYTELMWAELVRDFIIEVVGEPVHLMGNSIGGYFVALVAYFWPALAQSVVLINSAGDIIPAYTSPQFTKVRATSGATWLGARLLLFYLRLGLGSIVKNCYPTKTERVDDWLINEMLRASYDPGVLVVLESIFSFNLSLALNYLLEGFEGKVLIIQGMKDPITDSKSKVAMLKEHCPGVVIRELDAGHCPHDEKPEEVNSIISQWILTIESRVLSQACL from the exons atgtCTATCCTTTCTCTCCCTCACTCTttcttctccctctccctctcttcgCCGTCTCACGCGATCACTTCCCACAGAAACCGATGCTTCAGCtgctctctctctgtttctaAAACAAGCAACGCCACCTCGCCTGCGATTCTCTGGTTCAAGCAGGATCTTCGTCTCGATGACCACCCTGGCCTTCTACAAGCTTCCAAGTTTCCTGCTTTACTCCCTCTTTACGTTTTCGATCACCGTATTCTCTCCC GTTACAATGATGAGAAGCTAGAACTGGTTCTTTTTGCGTTGGAAGATTTAAGAAAGTCACTAAAGAAGCAAGGGTCTAATTTGATTATCAGGTTTGGGAATGCAGAAAATGTGATAAAAGAGCTTGTACTCGAG GTGAAAGCTGCCAATGTGTTTGCGGAAGTGGAGGTGGAGTATCACTTGCAGGAGATAATACATGTTGTGGAAGAGGCATTAGTGAGGATGCCTTCGTTTGATAGGAGTCCGGAGATTGTGTTGTGGCAGACTCCGTTTTATGATATTAAG AATCTGAAGGACTTCCCTGCTTCGTACGATGAGTTTGAGAAGCTTCAATTGGCTGTAACTTCACCTCTTCTGCCATCAAGATTGCCTAGTGCGGAAATGGAACTGGACTGGG GTTTGCTACCCACTTTGGATAACTTGAAGAAGTTTGTGAATGAAAGTCCTTCCAAATTGAATGAAAGTTGGGCTTTGCTCAAGGAGATGTCAAGTGAAACCATATTGCAGGAGCAATTATCAAAGTCAGGGAAAGTAAGTTTgaataattcaaatttcaagCATACCAAGAGGAAGAGACTGGATAAATCTGTTTTTGTTACACAAAAGCAAAATGTTGTGGGTGGTGGGACAAACAGTGTGCTTAATGCATTGGCTGCATACTTGAGATATTTGGAGGGAACTGCTCGGGATTACTGGCAAGA GGTACATGAGAAATTGCGAACTGCTGAAATTCGTGATGGAGCTTCATTTTTTGCGCTCTTTGGCCCTGCCCTTTGTCTTGGTATCATATCTAGAAGGAGAGTTTATTatgaatcaattaaatataagaaagaaCGAAATGCTGGGTTTCTATCACCCTTTGGATATTCTACTGCCACAGTTTCTGCTTCAGCTGACACAGTGTGCTCAATGGAG TGGTATTGGCTTCTGCTTTTAAAAAGTCAATTAAGTGATGGAGGAGCATATCCTATTCGGATATGGAGATGGAATGGTTATCTAATTCAG TATACAGTTGTTGGCAATAGAGGCCCTGCAGTTCTTCTCGTTCATGGTTTTGGTGCATTTTTGGAGCACTTTCGTGACAATATAAGCAGTATATCTAATGATGGGAACCGAGTTTGGGCTGTCACGGTTCTAGGATTTGGCAAATCAGAGAAACCAAATGTTGTGTATACTGAACTTATGTGGGCTGAATTGGTGAGAGATTTTATAATTGAAGTTGTTGGTGAACCAGTGCATCTCATGGGAAACTCTATTGGTG GCTATTTTGTAGCTCTTGTCGCCTACTTTTGGCCTGCTTTAGCCCAGTCTGTTGTCCTTATCAATAGTGCTGGGGATATTATTCCAGCATATACTTCTCCGCAGTTCACCAAA GTGAGAGCAACTTCAGGGGCTACGTGGCTTGGTGCTCGACTCCTTTTGTTTTACTTGAGGCTGGGTTTGGGAAGCATAGTAAAGAATTGCTACCCAACT AAAACTGAGAGAGTTGATGATTGGCTTATTAATGAAATGCTAAGAGCT TCTTATGATCCTGGTGTCCTAGTGgtactagaaagtattttcagTTTCAATCTTTCACTTGCTCTTAATTATCTCTTGGAAGGCTTCGAAGGCAAGGTTCTAATCATACAG GGAATGAAAGATCCTATAACTGACTCCAAGTCTAAAGTGGCTATGCTCAAAGAACACTGTCCTGGGGTCGTCATCAGAGAATTGGATGCTG GCCACTGTCCTCACGATGAGAAACCAGAAGAGGTAAATTCTATAATTTCTCAATGGATATTGACAATAGAAAGTAGAGTTCTCTCTCAAGCCTGTTTATAG
- the LOC118056344 gene encoding protein EXORDIUM-like 3: protein MAPSASRTSVFLTAAILTLLFAITPIACWRPWPHLNPNSSDLLYDASKKFEGSSEFVHLRYHMGPVLTGNITVHTIWYGRWQKSQKKIIRGFINSISDVHARHPSVAGWWRTVQLYTDQTGANISHTVQLGQEKNDRFYSHGKSLTRLSIQSVIRSAVTARTKPLPINPRNGLYLLLTSDDVYVQDFCGQVCGFHYFTFPSIVGYTLPYAWVGNSAKQCPGVCAYPFAVPEFRPGWKALKSPNGDVGVEGMISVIAHEIAELATNPLVNAWYAGQDPSAPVEIADLCEGIYGTGGGGSYTGQMLTDHDGATYNMNGIRRKFLVQWVWNHVVSYCTGPNALDQ from the coding sequence ATGGCACCAAGTGCATCTCGTACTTCAGTGTTCCTCACCGCCGCCATACTTACCCTACTCTTTGCCATCACCCCCATCGCTTGCTGGCGTCCATGGCCGCACCTAAACCCCAACAGCTCAGACCTCCTCTATGATGCCTCCAAAAAATTTGAAGGGTCATCAGAATTTGTTCACCTACGTTACCACATGGGCCCAGTACTAACTGGGAACATAACGGTCCACACAATCTGGTACGGTAGATGGCAAAAATCCCAGAAAAAAATCATTCGAGGGTTCATCAACTCAATCTCAGATGTCCATGCACGGCATCCATCAGTTGCTGGTTGGTGGAGAACTGTGCAACTCTACACAGACCAAACTGGAGCCAACATCTCCCATACTGTCCAATTAGGACAGGAAAAAAACGACAGGTTTTATTCTCATGGGAAGTCGTTAACAAGGTTGTCTATACAGTCGGTGATCAGGAGTGCTGTGACAGCCAGAACGAAGCCGCTGCCTATCAATCCAAGAAATGGGTTGTATCTTCTGTTGACTTCTGATGATGTGTACGTCCAGGATTTTTGTGGGCAGGTTTGTGGGTTTCATTATTTCACGTTCCCTTCAATTGTAGGGTACACCTTGCCTTATGCCTGGGTCGGTAACAGTGCAAAACAGTGCCCTGGTGTGTGCGCTTATCCTTTTGCTGTGCCGGAGTTCAGGCCAGGGTGGAAGGCACTAAAATCACCTAACGGTGACGTGGGCGTTGAAGGAATGATCAGTGTGATTGCTCACGAGATTGCTGAATTGGCAACAAATCCATTGGTGAATGCTTGGTATGCAGGACAGGATCCGAGTGCTCCTGTGGAGATAGCCGATTTGTGTGAGGGTATATATGGAACTGGGGGTGGTGGGTCCTATACTGGACAAATGCTGACGGACCACGATGGTGCCACCTATAATATGAACGGGATCAGACGGAAGTTTTTAGTTCAGTGGGTTTGGAACCATGTTGTCAGTTATTGTACTGGCCCTAATGCCCTTGATCAGTAG